In the Pirellulales bacterium genome, TCGGGCGCGGAGAAAAAGGCCGGATCGACCGCCAACCGCGCCAAGTCGAATGTCGGCGAAACGCCGATCGAAAGCCGATCCGTCAATTGGTAGGAAACGGTCGGCACGACTTGCAGGATTTCGACGTCGGCATAAACGTGGCCGACTCCGAGTCCGGCGGGGGGCGGCGGCATCAGAACCGGATTCGTCGCGCTGGCCGGGTAATTGGTCGAAAAACCGCCGATCCCGAAAACGCCGATGCCATACGTCCAATCCGACTCGTCCAGCTTCTTTACGAAAGCCATCGTCGGCAGGGGCGTCACGCCCGCATTGCTGTGATTGCTTCCTTGCAACGCCACGGGGGGAACGCCTGGGAAAATCGAGTTCGCCGGCAACGAAGAGGAGAGGCTCGTCGTCGGCAGCATCAGTCCCAGCCCAAAGCTGATCTCGGAAGAGTTTAGCCCGCTAATGGTGGCGGGGTTCCAGAACAGGGCTCCCGTGGCGTCGAGCGGAGCGGCCACGGCAGCGCCCCCCATCGACTGATTGATGGGTCCCGCTCCGGGCAGCGCGATTCCCTGGCCGGCAGCCTCGCGCGAGGCCAGCACGCCCACGAGCGCGCTCAACAAGACGAGCCGTAGGGCGAATCCGCGCATCATGAGCCGCCCCCCTCAAAAAACGTCGGAGATGGCCGCAAATCCGGCCCGATCGAGACGATCGCTATCAAAATCAATATCGGACCCGGACAAACGCCAAAAACAGTTTCTTTCGAGGTTTTTGCCTCTCGACCGGCACGTGCAAAAAGGACTCGCCGCCACGATAACCGACCTGAAAGCGCTACGCATCCATCACGACCGCTCTCCCCCACGGCCGCGTGCCCCACTCTTTGCCCGGCCAGTTACGGTGGCGTAAAGTTTAGCGGGTCTCGTTTGCCCCATGGATGCAGTCAGGCGCGGGCGCCTGTGAAGCGTCATGACGCCGCCCGTTAGGTGCGTGCGGCGGTGCCCTTTTGGCTTGGTCCCAGAGGCACTTCTCAATCGTCTGGGGAGCAACTATCTCATGAACAGGGCGCGCGACCGAAGCAATTATCCCACCTCTCTTGCGCCGGCTCTCGATCAAAGAGAGTTTGAGGCCGGCCGGAGTTTGGATCGGTCGGGTCTAGAAACGATTCGCACCGCGGAAGGCCCGATCGTCGATTCAACTGACCCGGTTCCACTGGACCTTGCTGAATTGCGGCGGCGTTGCATGGGGCGATTGGATTTCGCCGATCGGCTGCTGGCTAGCTTCGACAAGCGATTTCCGGTCGAGGTGCTGGAGATCGTGCAGAGCCTCGATGCGAACGACATGTCGCGACTGGCACGCCTCGTGCATCAATTGAAGGGAACGACGGCAAACATCTGCGCTCCGATCTTGCACCAGATCGTTCAGCGGATCGAAGAAACGGTGAAAGCCGGCGAATTGGCGGAAACGCGCCGCGCGCTGGAACAGCTCGAGCATGAATGGGAGAGATTTACAGAATTCAAAGAGTCGATGGGCGGGGCGGGCACGAGCTGAGTTGAAGTGTCGGCCATTCTACGCTCTCCACTTTGGGCAGGTTTGGGGAGAATCCTGAGATGCGAGTTCTTGTCGTGGAAGATGATCCAGATGCGCTGGCGATGCTCGAAAATGCGCTGGTCTATTTCGAGTATGAAGTCTCAACGGCCCGCGACGGCCTCGAAGCGCAGGAAATGGTCCGCAACGGCAATTTTCGCGTGATCATTTCCGATTGGGTCATGCCCGGAATGAGCGGCGTGGAACTCTGTCGCTACATTCGCGAGCGGACGTCGAGCGAGTACACTTATTTCATCCTGCTGACCGCGCGCGGCGGACGTCACAACATCATCGACGGCCTGCGCGCCGGCGCCGACGAGTTCCTCACCAAGCCGTTCGATCCCGCCGAGCTGGAAATGCGGCTTCACGTGGCCGAGCGCATTCTGTCGCTCGAAAGCCGCGACGTGGTGATCTTCAGTTTGGCCAAGTTGGCCGAAGCCCGCGATACCGACACCGGGGCCCACTTGGAGCGGATGCGCGAGTATTGCCTGGTCCTCGCTCAGCATCTCGCGCGGATGAGCAAATTCAAAGACGTCCTCGACGGCGACTACATTCAATTGCTCTATCTGACGAGCCCGCTGCACGATATCGGCAAGGTCGGCATTCCGGACAACGTGCTGTTGAAGCCGGGCCGGCTCACTCCCGAAGAGTTCGAGGTCATGAAGCAGCACGTCGCGATTGGAGGGCAGACGCTGAACGCGGCCGTGCAGGCGCACCCGCGCGCGAAATACCTGCAAGTCGCGCGCGACATTGCGTTCACTCATCACGAGAAGTTCGACGGAAGCGGCTATCCGTATCAGCTCCGCGGCGAGGAAATCCCGCTTTGCGGTCGAATCGTGGCATTGAGCGACGTCTACGACGCGCTGACAACCCGGCGCGTTTACAAGCCGGCGTTTTCCCACCATATGGCCAAACAAATCATTCTCGACGGCCGTGGCAAGCACTTCGACCCCGACGTCGTCGATGCCTTTGAGGCCAACGAGGAGCGCTTCATCGCGATCAAAGAGCAACTCGACGACGGCGAAGCGGGGGCCAATTACCAGCCCCCTTTCGCAAGCCTCATGCGAACCGGCGCCGCTGCCAATTGAGCCAACCCATTCAGTCCGTGATCTGCCATGGCAGCAGCAGGAAACGACCCCACGACCAGCGCCGCTGTTCGCCTGTCGCTCGGGGCGGCGGGCGCATCGCCCATCGGTGGCCGCTATTACCTGGAACGGCTCCTGAGCGCAGCGGGCGGCTACGAGACGTTTCTGGCCGTGGATTCGACAACGGGCGGAAAAGTCGTCGTCCGCACCGCTTCCGCCGCGATCGCGGAGACCGTCCAAGCTCGGCTCGAATATGAAGCGGCAGTGATCCGCGGCATCGAGAGCCCTTGGCTTGCCCCGCTGCTCGACTTCGGCCGTCAGGACGATCTGTTCTTTTGGGTTCGGCCATTTCTCGCCGGAACTCCGCTGCCGACGTGGTTGGCGAGCAAGCCCGCCCTCGAGCAGGTGCTTCGGATCAGCCGGGCGTTGTTTGCCGCACTACAAGAACTGCACGGCCGCGGCGTGCTCTGTCGCAACATCCGGCCTAACAATCTCATTATCCCCGACGATGCATCCCTAGCGGCGGCCGTGATGACCGATTTCGGTTTGGGGGGCCGCAGCGTGCTGAGCGCAGACGCCCGCCGCCAATCGGTGGACGACGCGCTCTACTTGTCGCCGGAACAGGCCGGCTCGCTCGACTACGACGTCGGCGAACCGGCCGACCTGTATTCGGCCGGCGCGCTGTTGTTCGAGATGCTCGCCGGGAGTTCGCCGTTCCACGGCGCGACCGTCGGCGCCGTGCTGCTGCAGCACATGACCGCGCGGGTCCCCGAGTTGCGGAGCCTGGGACTAGAGGTGCCGCGCGTGCTGGACGAGATCGTTCAGCGATTGCTCCGCAAGGACCCGCGAGACCGTTACCAGTCGGCCGCGGCGGTTCTGGCCGATTTGGCGATGATCGAAAGCGCGTTCGCGCAGGGTCAGCGTGAGCCGGATTTCGTGGTCGGCCTCCGCGACCAGCGCGGCACCATCACGGAAGCCGCCTTCGTCGGCAGGTCGCGCGAGTTGGAGCAGCTCGGCGAACAGATCACCCGCGTCTGCCAGCGAGAGTCGTCCCTGGTCGTCATCGAAACGGAGTCGGGCGGCGGAAAGTCGCGCTTGCTGGACGAATTGGCGCACCGCGGTCGTCGCCAAGGGCTATGGGTCCTGGGGGGGCAAGCGCGGAATCAAGTGGGACAGCACCCCTTCCAACTCCTCGACGGCATCGTCCACGAGATCGTTTCGACGGCGCGGTCGGAGCCTGGGCTCGTCGACGCGATTCGCGGGGGCCTTGGCGACCAATGCGACGCCGTCGGTGCCGCGCTGCCGCACCTCGCCGAGGCCTTGAATTGGAAAGCGTCGTCAAGTCTCGGGCCGGAAGCTTTCGGCGAATTGCGGAGTATTCAGGCGCTGGCAGCCTTCGTGGATGCGCTGGGCGCCGCCGGACGCCCCGCGATGATCATTCTCGACGATTGTCAATGGTCCGACGAATTGGCCGTCAAGCTCATCTCCGCTTGGGCACAGTCCTATAACGAGCGGCGGCGTCCAGATTCGCAAGTGCTCCTCGTCATCGCGTTCCGCAGCGAGGAAGTTCCCGCGGAGCATCCTTTGCGACGGCTCGCGCCCGCCGTCCATTTGCGGCTGGCGAAATTCAGTCCAGAGGATATCCGACAACTGATCGAGTCGATGGCCGGCCCCGTGCCCGCCGAAGTCATCGAGATCGTCACCAAGTCGTCGGACGGGAGCCCCTTCATGGCGTCCGCGGTTCTGCGCGGGCTGGTTGAATCGGGGGGATTGGTGGCTGAACCGGATGGTTGGCGGGTCGAGCCGCTGGCGATTGCCGGGTTGCAGTCGTCGGACCAAGCAGCGTCGTTTCTGTCGCGGCGCATCAATCTGTTGCCGCCGCCGGTCGTGGAGTTTCTCTCCGTCGGAGCCGTGCTGGGCAAAGAGTTCGGGCTGCAAACCGCCATCGCGCTTTGCGGGCAAGGACCGAGGGAGGCGCTTGCGGCGATGGACCTCGCGCGGCAACGTCACCTGGTTTGGGTCGGTCCAAATGCCGCAAGCTGCGAGTTCGTCCACGACAAAATTCGCGGAGCGTTGCTCGAGCGGCTGACTGCCGACGAACTGCGGAAGCTGCACCGTCGCGCCGCCTTGCACCTTGAATCGCAGCCGGACCGCAACGCATTCGAACTGGCCTACCACTTCGACGCGGCCGACGAAAGCGGTCTGGCGCTCGACTTCGCGTTGGAAGCGGCGGAACAGGCGCGTTCGCAACACGCGCTCGAAATCGCCGAGCAGCAATACCGAATCGCCGAGCGCGGCTGCGCCGCCGCCGACACGAAGACCCGCTATCAGATTTGCGAAGGGCTCGGCGACGTGCTCATGTTGCGCGGCCGCTATGCGGCTGCCGCGGAACTCTTCGAACGAGCCGCGGCACTGGCGGAAGGTCGGTTTGCCCTCGCCCAAATCAAGGGCAAGCTGGGCGAACTCGCCTTCAAGCGCGGCGACATGGAAATTGCCACGCAATCGTTCGAGCAGGCCCTGCGCCATTTGGGCCGTTATGTGCCGCGCAGCTCGTTTGTCGTCGCGATCCTCTTTCTTTGGGAAGCGCTCGTGCAGACGCTGCACAGCCTTTGGCCCTCGCGACTCGTCGCTCGGCGGACGAAATCTCCGTCGCCGGCCGAGTTGCTCAGTTGGCGGCTCTTCAGCCGGCTGGCCCACGGATATTGGTTTGTCCGCAGCAAGGTCCACGTGCTATGGACGCATTTGCGCGGCATGAATCTCGCGGAACGCTATCCGCCGACGCTCGAGTTGGCGCAGGCTTACTCCGAACATGCGCCGGCTATGTCGCTGCTTCCCTGGTATCAACGCGGCGTGATCTATGCACAGAAGTCGTTCGATATTCGCAGCTCGTTTCGCGACTTGTGGGGACAAGGTCAGTCGTTGGGCTACTACGCTATCGTGCTCTATGCCGGCTCTCGATTTTCGGAATGCGTGGAGAAGGGGCGCGAAGCGATTCGCCTGCTCGAACGGACTGGCGATTTCTGGGAGATGCACATCGCGCGTTATCAGGTTGCGGCGGCCCTCTATCGCCTGGGCGATCTGCCGGGGGCGATCGAGCTAGCGCGGCGGAATTACGAGTCGGGAATCCAACTCGGCGACGAACAGGCCTCGGGAATCAGCCTCGATGTTTGGTCGCGGGCGGCGCTCGGCAAGATCCCGGAAGAAATCCTTGCCGTGGAAATGAAACGGACTCGCCCCGATGCGCAGGGCACCGCCCAGACGATGCTCGGCGAGGGAGTGCGCTTGCTGGCGAGCGGTCGGTCCGAAGACGCGGCGAACGCCTTTGAATCCGCCTTGAGAGTCGCCAGGCAGGCCGGAGTGATGAACGCCTACGTCGCTCCCAACTTGGCCTGGCTGGCAACCGCGCGGCGCGTGCAAATCGAGCGGTATAATGGTCATCTCGCGAGCCGGCGTCGCGAGTTGCTCCGCAGCGCCGAGAAGGCGGCGCGGCGGGCTTTGCTCATCGCGCGCCGCTTCCAGAACGATCTCCCTCATGCGCTCCGGGAACGAGGCATTTTGTTGTGCTTGCGGGGCAATAGCCGCAAAGGACTCCGGCTTCTGTCCAAGAGCCTGGCAGTGGCCGAACGTCAGGGAGCCGCATACGAATCCGCTTTGTCGTCGCTTTTGGCCGGCCAGGTGCGTGCGGAACTCGGATGGACGGATGCCCAACGGATGGTCGCCGCGGCCGAAGCCGCCCTTCGATCTTTGGCCATGTCGCATCTACCCGGCAAGACCGGGCCCGAGGCGACGACGGGAGCGGCGACGTTGTCATTGGCGGATCGGTTCGACACGGTACTCGACTCGGGACGGCGAATCGCCTCAGCGCTATCGCCCGAAACGATCTTCGCCGAAGCCCATCGGGCCGCACTTCAACTCTTGCGAGCGGAGAAATGCCTGGTTTGGCAGGTCGAGCAAGCAGCCGAAGAACAACATCTTATCCCGATCGTCGGCCAGTCGGAGAGCGAAGCCGGTCAGTCGTTGGTGGAACGCTCGCTCCGGGCCGGATGTGCCCTCTCCGATCAGGATGAGTTGGCCGCGGAGGCCGGCATCGGCTCGTTGGACGCCACTCAAGGTTCCGCACTGAGCGTGCCCGTCTTGGCGCGCGGACAGGCGGTCGCGTGCCTTTCGGTCGTCCACGAGCAAGTGCGAAATCTATTCGGCGAAGACGAGAAACGGCTCGCCGATTTCGTGGCGACGATCGCCGGCGCCGCGTTCGAAAATGCCCAGGGCTTCCAGCAGCTTCAGCAACTCAATGCAACGCTGGAACAGCGGGTTGCCGAACGCACCGCAGCCGCGGAGGCTGCCACCAAAGCCAAGAGCCAATTCCTGGCGATGGTCAGCCACGAGATTCGCACCCCAATGAACGGCATCATTGGAATGACCGAACTGACGCTCACCACTGCACTCAACTCGCAACAAAAGAGCTATCTCAACATCGTCCGGCAGTCCGCCGATTCACTTCTCCGCCTGTTGAACGACATTCTCGATTTTTCAAAGGTCGAAGCAGGCCGCCTCGAACTGGAACGAACCGACTTTGACGTCCGCGAAGTGGTGGGAAACGCGC is a window encoding:
- a CDS encoding Hpt domain-containing protein, producing the protein MGRLDFADRLLASFDKRFPVEVLEIVQSLDANDMSRLARLVHQLKGTTANICAPILHQIVQRIEETVKAGELAETRRALEQLEHEWERFTEFKESMGGAGTS
- a CDS encoding HD domain-containing phosphohydrolase; the encoded protein is MRVLVVEDDPDALAMLENALVYFEYEVSTARDGLEAQEMVRNGNFRVIISDWVMPGMSGVELCRYIRERTSSEYTYFILLTARGGRHNIIDGLRAGADEFLTKPFDPAELEMRLHVAERILSLESRDVVIFSLAKLAEARDTDTGAHLERMREYCLVLAQHLARMSKFKDVLDGDYIQLLYLTSPLHDIGKVGIPDNVLLKPGRLTPEEFEVMKQHVAIGGQTLNAAVQAHPRAKYLQVARDIAFTHHEKFDGSGYPYQLRGEEIPLCGRIVALSDVYDALTTRRVYKPAFSHHMAKQIILDGRGKHFDPDVVDAFEANEERFIAIKEQLDDGEAGANYQPPFASLMRTGAAAN
- a CDS encoding response regulator — its product is MAAAGNDPTTSAAVRLSLGAAGASPIGGRYYLERLLSAAGGYETFLAVDSTTGGKVVVRTASAAIAETVQARLEYEAAVIRGIESPWLAPLLDFGRQDDLFFWVRPFLAGTPLPTWLASKPALEQVLRISRALFAALQELHGRGVLCRNIRPNNLIIPDDASLAAAVMTDFGLGGRSVLSADARRQSVDDALYLSPEQAGSLDYDVGEPADLYSAGALLFEMLAGSSPFHGATVGAVLLQHMTARVPELRSLGLEVPRVLDEIVQRLLRKDPRDRYQSAAAVLADLAMIESAFAQGQREPDFVVGLRDQRGTITEAAFVGRSRELEQLGEQITRVCQRESSLVVIETESGGGKSRLLDELAHRGRRQGLWVLGGQARNQVGQHPFQLLDGIVHEIVSTARSEPGLVDAIRGGLGDQCDAVGAALPHLAEALNWKASSSLGPEAFGELRSIQALAAFVDALGAAGRPAMIILDDCQWSDELAVKLISAWAQSYNERRRPDSQVLLVIAFRSEEVPAEHPLRRLAPAVHLRLAKFSPEDIRQLIESMAGPVPAEVIEIVTKSSDGSPFMASAVLRGLVESGGLVAEPDGWRVEPLAIAGLQSSDQAASFLSRRINLLPPPVVEFLSVGAVLGKEFGLQTAIALCGQGPREALAAMDLARQRHLVWVGPNAASCEFVHDKIRGALLERLTADELRKLHRRAALHLESQPDRNAFELAYHFDAADESGLALDFALEAAEQARSQHALEIAEQQYRIAERGCAAADTKTRYQICEGLGDVLMLRGRYAAAAELFERAAALAEGRFALAQIKGKLGELAFKRGDMEIATQSFEQALRHLGRYVPRSSFVVAILFLWEALVQTLHSLWPSRLVARRTKSPSPAELLSWRLFSRLAHGYWFVRSKVHVLWTHLRGMNLAERYPPTLELAQAYSEHAPAMSLLPWYQRGVIYAQKSFDIRSSFRDLWGQGQSLGYYAIVLYAGSRFSECVEKGREAIRLLERTGDFWEMHIARYQVAAALYRLGDLPGAIELARRNYESGIQLGDEQASGISLDVWSRAALGKIPEEILAVEMKRTRPDAQGTAQTMLGEGVRLLASGRSEDAANAFESALRVARQAGVMNAYVAPNLAWLATARRVQIERYNGHLASRRRELLRSAEKAARRALLIARRFQNDLPHALRERGILLCLRGNSRKGLRLLSKSLAVAERQGAAYESALSSLLAGQVRAELGWTDAQRMVAAAEAALRSLAMSHLPGKTGPEATTGAATLSLADRFDTVLDSGRRIASALSPETIFAEAHRAALQLLRAEKCLVWQVEQAAEEQHLIPIVGQSESEAGQSLVERSLRAGCALSDQDELAAEAGIGSLDATQGSALSVPVLARGQAVACLSVVHEQVRNLFGEDEKRLADFVATIAGAAFENAQGFQQLQQLNATLEQRVAERTAAAEAATKAKSQFLAMVSHEIRTPMNGIIGMTELTLTTALNSQQKSYLNIVRQSADSLLRLLNDILDFSKVEAGRLELERTDFDVREVVGNALQVRARDASQKGLELIQTICREVPCQLVGDPNRLRQVIVNLVGNAVKFTDCGEVLVDVAIEHQTADGIRLHFFVRDTGIGIPADKHQCIFESFRQADNSTTRRYGGTGLGLAISAQLVQLMGGRIWVESEPGSGSTFHFTAEFERSASSEAPQIATAATLRSLRALVVDDNATQRSALGRFLADLGMLPTLADGASSAMTECRAAVAENHGFDVLIIDGDPATHDGSALVEHIRELPRLKACPAIVLMPAIEHSDSAGCERLSNVQCLTKPAKHSELLEALVAAGASRDGTRNHVRGDQADADRSLRILLVEDGAINREVALGLLELKGHEVQVAENGLEALAVLESHLFDLVLMDLEMPEMDGMEATKAIRGNEAVTGGRVPIIAMTAHAVHGYREQCLAAGMDGYVTKPIWPDELFAALAAAVGAASNTPAGSTELLLR